One region of Termitidicoccus mucosus genomic DNA includes:
- a CDS encoding M23 family metallopeptidase yields MLAGRTEIVWPTPNTAFFDGKPIEAFIQPTASGIVESGLYGGVRNGGTRFHEGIDLFPLKRDRQGEPVDPVFAVMPGVVRHVSTLPGNSSYGRYIVIEHPGETPAVYTLYAHLRAIEPGLAAGTEVARGQRIATMGRSSSVIAIPKARAHLHFEIGVWLARDFQRWYDAQKFGSPNMHGIWNGLNLMGLDPLDFYRCLRAGGVADFQDYFRQMKPVVRLRIASGSRMPDFVERYPSLRTTPVQAADGVGGWEIAFNETGIPFAWTPLQAHELADYKPGEARVLAVDEALAKKWRCKSLAVKTRGQWRAGDDLDTVLQLLFGPR; encoded by the coding sequence TTGCTGGCGGGGCGCACCGAGATTGTCTGGCCCACGCCGAACACCGCCTTTTTCGACGGGAAACCCATCGAGGCGTTCATCCAGCCCACGGCCTCGGGCATCGTCGAGTCGGGATTGTATGGAGGCGTGCGCAACGGTGGCACCCGGTTTCACGAGGGGATCGATTTGTTTCCGCTGAAACGCGACCGGCAGGGCGAGCCGGTCGATCCGGTTTTCGCGGTGATGCCGGGCGTGGTGCGGCATGTCAGCACCCTGCCGGGAAACAGCAGCTACGGACGTTACATCGTGATCGAGCATCCGGGCGAAACTCCGGCGGTTTACACGCTTTACGCGCACCTGCGCGCAATCGAGCCGGGGCTGGCGGCGGGCACGGAAGTCGCGCGCGGCCAGCGCATCGCCACGATGGGGCGCAGCTCCAGCGTGATCGCCATCCCGAAGGCGCGCGCGCACCTGCATTTCGAGATCGGCGTGTGGCTGGCGCGGGATTTCCAGCGCTGGTATGACGCGCAAAAATTCGGCAGCCCCAACATGCACGGCATCTGGAACGGCCTGAACCTGATGGGGCTCGATCCGCTCGATTTTTACCGGTGCCTGCGCGCGGGCGGCGTGGCGGATTTTCAGGATTATTTTCGCCAGATGAAACCGGTGGTGCGCCTGCGCATCGCGAGCGGGAGCCGGATGCCGGATTTTGTGGAGCGGTATCCGTCGTTGCGCACCACGCCGGTGCAGGCGGCGGACGGGGTGGGTGGCTGGGAAATCGCGTTTAACGAAACCGGGATTCCCTTCGCCTGGACGCCGCTGCAAGCGCACGAACTGGCGGATTACAAGCCGGGCGAGGCGCGCGTGCTGGCGGTTGACGAGGCTTTGGCAAAAAAATGGCGCTGCAAGTCCCTCGCCGTGAAAACGCGCGGCCAGTGGCGCGCAGGCGACGATCTCGACACGGTGCTGCAATTGCTGTTCGGGCCGCGATGA
- a CDS encoding (Fe-S)-binding protein, producing MSAPATNRPTGKNVQLMATCLCDAVFDDTAIATVEVLEHLGCRVAFPEAQTCCGQPAFNTGDWPAARKVMRHVVRTFAGDEPIIVPSASCAAMMFHGSLLAFENDPDLPAVRQVGGRTWELVDYIVNALGVTTWPGRFDAKIAFHRSCHSRGTATGAAALALLNSIAGLTVVPFGEPEQCCGFGGTFSVTFPHISKAMGNLKLDHILATEPDLIVSIDQSCLMSLAGLAAKGGRPIKTMHIAQLLRDALRASEVTSAGREK from the coding sequence ATGTCCGCGCCAGCCACCAATCGACCCACCGGAAAAAACGTCCAGCTTATGGCCACGTGCCTGTGCGACGCCGTCTTCGACGACACCGCCATCGCCACCGTCGAGGTGCTCGAGCACCTCGGCTGTCGCGTCGCCTTTCCCGAGGCACAGACCTGCTGCGGCCAGCCCGCCTTCAACACCGGCGACTGGCCCGCCGCGCGCAAAGTCATGCGGCACGTCGTGCGCACCTTTGCCGGCGACGAGCCCATCATCGTGCCGTCCGCCTCATGCGCCGCGATGATGTTTCACGGCTCGCTGCTCGCCTTCGAAAACGATCCCGATCTTCCCGCCGTCCGGCAGGTCGGCGGACGCACTTGGGAACTTGTTGATTACATCGTCAACGCCCTCGGTGTCACCACGTGGCCCGGCCGCTTCGATGCCAAAATCGCCTTTCACCGCTCCTGCCACTCGCGCGGCACCGCCACCGGCGCCGCCGCGCTCGCGCTCCTCAATTCCATCGCGGGACTCACCGTCGTCCCCTTCGGCGAACCCGAGCAGTGCTGCGGTTTCGGCGGCACGTTTTCCGTGACCTTCCCGCACATCTCGAAAGCCATGGGCAACCTGAAGCTCGACCACATCCTCGCCACCGAGCCCGACCTCATCGTTTCCATCGACCAAAGCTGCCTCATGAGCCTCGCCGGCCTCGCCGCGAAAGGCGGCCGCCCCATCAAGACCATGCACATCGCCCAACTCCTGCGCGACGCGCTGCGCGCGTCGGAAGTGACAAGTGCCGGGCGGGAAAAGTAA
- a CDS encoding LutB/LldF family L-lactate oxidation iron-sulfur protein, which yields MKHQQIDQFAARLAADKRAAVYDGSKSGYDARLRALTTSYTAPDALRRLAGDIKQHTVENLDTYLPQAADRLAANGAQIHWAVDSEEACAHVLRIMRENNATKIVKAKTMVSEEIGLAPYLEKEGLECLETDLGEFIIQIDHDHPSHIVKPIIHKNRREIAASFEKNGLGAYDDDPTTITRRARRHLRHKYLAADIGLTGANFVSAESGRIVLVTNEGNSRFCLAATKIHIALVGIEKILPRDRDLALFLNLLARSATGQQLTSYTEFIRGPKSPGQPDGPEQMHVIFVDNGRSEVLASNCREILRCIRCAACLNVCPIYRQSSGHAYRAVYPGPVGAVLTPLLAGKRFPELADLPKASTLCGACNEVCPVNIPIPDLLLRLRDRGKQEKSEAALAASPPMGEFAILASSPFLWKTAMKAGVMAPLVPTFLMPAAGKTWVRTRGLPAWRGGKFRKWMKNRQKH from the coding sequence GTGAAACACCAGCAAATCGACCAGTTCGCCGCCAGGCTCGCCGCCGACAAACGCGCCGCGGTTTACGACGGCTCGAAGTCCGGCTACGACGCCCGCCTCCGCGCCCTCACCACCAGTTACACCGCGCCCGACGCGCTCCGCCGCCTCGCCGGCGACATCAAGCAGCACACCGTCGAAAACCTCGATACCTACCTCCCGCAAGCCGCCGACCGCCTCGCCGCCAACGGCGCGCAAATCCACTGGGCTGTCGATTCCGAGGAAGCTTGCGCCCACGTCCTGCGCATCATGCGCGAGAACAACGCCACCAAAATCGTGAAGGCGAAAACCATGGTCAGCGAGGAAATCGGCCTCGCCCCCTACCTCGAAAAAGAGGGGCTCGAATGCCTCGAAACCGACCTCGGCGAATTCATCATCCAGATCGACCACGACCACCCCTCGCACATCGTCAAGCCCATCATCCACAAAAACCGCCGCGAAATCGCCGCCTCCTTTGAGAAAAACGGCCTCGGCGCCTACGACGACGATCCCACCACCATCACCCGCCGCGCCCGCCGGCACCTCCGCCACAAATACCTCGCCGCCGACATCGGGCTCACCGGCGCCAACTTCGTTTCCGCCGAAAGCGGCCGCATCGTCCTTGTCACCAACGAAGGCAACTCCCGCTTCTGTCTGGCCGCCACGAAAATCCATATCGCCCTGGTCGGCATCGAAAAAATCCTCCCCCGCGACCGCGACCTCGCCCTCTTCCTCAACCTCCTCGCCCGTTCCGCCACCGGCCAGCAGCTCACTTCCTACACCGAGTTCATCCGCGGGCCGAAATCACCCGGCCAGCCCGACGGCCCCGAACAAATGCACGTCATCTTCGTGGACAACGGCCGCAGCGAAGTCCTCGCCAGCAACTGCCGGGAAATCCTCCGCTGCATCCGCTGCGCCGCCTGCCTCAACGTCTGCCCCATCTACCGCCAGTCCAGCGGCCACGCCTACCGGGCCGTTTATCCCGGCCCTGTCGGCGCCGTCCTCACCCCGCTCCTCGCCGGGAAACGTTTCCCGGAACTCGCCGACCTCCCCAAAGCCTCGACGCTCTGCGGTGCGTGCAACGAGGTCTGCCCAGTCAACATCCCCATTCCCGATCTCCTCCTCCGCCTCCGCGACCGCGGCAAACAGGAAAAGAGCGAAGCTGCGCTCGCCGCCTCGCCGCCGATGGGCGAGTTCGCGATTCTGGCCAGCAGTCCCTTCCTCTGGAAAACCGCCATGAAAGCCGGCGTGATGGCCCCGCTCGTCCCGACTTTCCTGATGCCCGCCGCCGGCAAGACCTGGGTCCGCACCCGCGGCCTCCCTGCATGGCGCGGCGGCAAATTCCGCAAATGGATGAAAAACCGCCAAAAACATTGA
- a CDS encoding LutC/YkgG family protein, which yields MSSRETILARVRDALAPLKQRAAYPEFPDTVAVSPALAPQLAPGSDLWAAFSARARLVHGTPMEGGPAALAAWLREKKLTRGYCDPALLPQFEPALAAAGLTIETTFDRARVDDYEFGITRAAAAIAESGTLVLSDTTTSSRLAALAPWVHVATLTRDQIHATLADAVAALGDDPNLIWCTGPSRTADVEGILIEGVHGPGEQIALLV from the coding sequence ATGTCCTCCCGCGAAACCATTCTTGCCCGCGTCCGCGACGCCCTCGCTCCGCTCAAGCAGCGCGCCGCGTATCCGGAATTTCCTGACACCGTCGCCGTCTCTCCCGCGCTCGCGCCGCAACTCGCGCCCGGCTCCGATCTCTGGGCGGCCTTCTCCGCCCGCGCCCGCCTTGTCCACGGCACGCCGATGGAAGGCGGCCCCGCCGCCCTCGCCGCGTGGCTTCGCGAAAAAAAACTCACCCGCGGCTATTGCGACCCCGCGCTCCTCCCGCAATTCGAGCCCGCCCTCGCCGCCGCCGGGTTGACCATCGAGACCACCTTTGACCGCGCCCGGGTTGACGACTACGAATTCGGCATCACGCGGGCCGCCGCCGCCATCGCCGAGAGCGGAACGCTCGTTCTCTCCGACACCACGACCAGCAGCCGCCTCGCCGCGCTCGCCCCCTGGGTGCACGTCGCCACGCTTACCCGCGACCAAATCCACGCCACCCTTGCCGATGCCGTCGCGGCCCTGGGCGACGATCCCAATCTCATCTGGTGCACCGGCCCCTCGCGCACGGCCGACGTGGAAGGCATCCTTATCGAAGGTGTCCACGGCCCCGGCGAACAAATCGCCCTTCTCGTATAA
- a CDS encoding CinA family nicotinamide mononucleotide deamidase-related protein — MTPKHTRIELLTLGDELLLGLTANSHLTFVGAQLARRGLALARNVTVTDDAEVIARQFAESWAAADVVITSGGLGPTCDDRTREAVAGVLGQRLVFDEGAAAAIRERFARMRREMTENNLKQAMRPERGELLPNPNGTAPGIWVEQDGKVLCMLPGPPSELQPMFVAQVLPRLAARGLLAEGEAYVQVRTAGIGESLLETRLAPVLARHGDALSVAWCAHLGAVDCRLSSPDGRMGRMELEALARECAALLGDDFLCFGHDSLAKVTADLLRSGERMLAVAETATGGMLANCFAEVSGAGKFFAGGCVCYSNESKMQLLDIPEDILIQHGAVSGETAVAMATGAAERLGADYALSITGVRGDSSVPAGEAIFMGLYSPKGAWAKQLSFPGSREIAKQRAVNAALDWLRRELLRTRSASGLEAGAPSMRM, encoded by the coding sequence ATGACTCCCAAACACACTCGGATCGAATTGCTGACGCTGGGCGATGAGCTGCTGCTGGGGTTGACGGCGAACAGTCACCTGACGTTTGTCGGGGCGCAACTCGCGCGGCGCGGGCTGGCGCTGGCGCGCAACGTCACGGTGACGGATGACGCGGAGGTCATCGCCCGCCAGTTTGCGGAGAGCTGGGCCGCGGCGGACGTGGTCATCACGTCGGGCGGACTGGGGCCGACCTGCGACGACCGGACGCGCGAGGCGGTGGCAGGCGTGCTCGGGCAGCGGCTGGTGTTCGACGAGGGCGCTGCGGCGGCGATCCGGGAGCGTTTTGCGCGGATGAGGCGCGAGATGACGGAGAATAATTTGAAGCAGGCGATGCGGCCGGAGCGCGGGGAGCTTTTGCCCAACCCGAACGGCACGGCGCCGGGAATATGGGTGGAGCAGGACGGCAAGGTGCTGTGCATGCTGCCGGGGCCGCCAAGCGAATTGCAGCCGATGTTTGTCGCGCAAGTGCTGCCGCGACTGGCGGCGCGCGGGTTGCTGGCGGAGGGCGAGGCGTATGTGCAGGTGCGCACGGCGGGCATCGGCGAGTCGCTGCTGGAAACGCGGCTCGCGCCGGTGCTGGCGCGGCACGGAGACGCGCTTTCGGTGGCGTGGTGCGCGCATTTGGGCGCGGTGGATTGCCGGCTGAGTTCGCCGGACGGGCGGATGGGGCGGATGGAACTGGAGGCCCTGGCGCGGGAGTGCGCGGCCCTGCTGGGCGATGATTTTTTGTGCTTCGGGCACGATTCGCTCGCCAAGGTGACGGCCGACTTGCTCCGCTCGGGGGAGCGCATGCTGGCGGTGGCGGAGACCGCGACGGGCGGAATGCTGGCGAATTGCTTCGCGGAGGTGTCGGGCGCGGGAAAGTTTTTTGCGGGCGGCTGCGTGTGCTACAGCAACGAGTCCAAGATGCAGTTGCTCGACATTCCGGAGGACATCCTGATCCAGCATGGCGCGGTGAGCGGGGAGACCGCGGTCGCGATGGCAACGGGCGCCGCGGAACGGCTGGGCGCCGACTATGCGCTGTCGATCACGGGCGTGAGGGGAGACAGCAGCGTCCCGGCGGGCGAGGCGATTTTCATGGGGCTGTATTCACCGAAAGGGGCCTGGGCGAAACAACTGAGTTTCCCGGGATCGCGCGAGATCGCGAAGCAGCGCGCGGTGAATGCGGCGCTGGACTGGCTGCGGCGGGAATTGCTGCGGACGCGGTCGGCCTCAGGGCTGGAGGCGGGCGCGCCCTCGATGCGGATGTGA
- a CDS encoding excinuclease ABC subunit UvrC, whose translation MRTQPPDKPSAVSPAGDGAPLTLKEKVRRLPGKPGVYLMKDRLGRIIYVGKAKNLKKRVSSYFTPSRRALVQQPKIRALIGLIEDFDTIEVRSEPEALLLEGRLIKQWKPRYNTDFVDDKRFLLVRVDLHEPIPRFRLTRLRKDDRSRYFGPFAHSGLLRKTLAQMRRQFGILLADAAPQKLPDGRWQLYDDIRQEIYGRANEVSENEYKQRALDACDFLEGKSREWLATLRDEMMTAAAKQEFEKAAELRDIAQALEKTLAPARRFEREQPLPPPAGDAPAALEALRAALGLPAPPARMECFDISHISGTYVVASMVHFAGGLPDKNHYRRYRIKSFTGNDDFRAMEEVVGRRYRRLRDEQKPFPELVVIDGGRGQVAAALKSFVALGLEPPALIGLAKKHETIIFPDARPPLNLPLTHPGLQLLQRLRDEAHRFANTYNADLRTRKIKESVLDDFPGLGPVRRAALLAHFGSMERLRAAGEQEISKVEGFGGKLAGELYMFLHAEAGQE comes from the coding sequence ATGCGAACACAGCCTCCAGATAAGCCGTCCGCCGTTTCGCCCGCTGGCGACGGCGCCCCGCTCACGCTGAAGGAAAAAGTTCGCCGGCTTCCCGGCAAACCCGGCGTTTACCTCATGAAAGACCGCCTTGGCCGCATCATCTACGTCGGCAAGGCCAAAAATCTCAAGAAACGCGTCTCCAGCTACTTCACCCCGTCGCGCCGGGCCCTCGTGCAGCAGCCTAAAATCCGCGCTCTCATCGGCCTGATCGAGGACTTCGACACCATCGAGGTCCGCTCCGAGCCCGAGGCGCTTCTCCTCGAAGGCCGCCTCATCAAGCAATGGAAGCCCCGCTACAACACCGATTTCGTGGACGACAAGCGCTTCCTCCTCGTCCGCGTCGATCTCCACGAACCCATCCCCCGCTTCCGCCTCACGCGCCTCCGCAAGGATGACCGCTCCCGCTATTTCGGCCCCTTCGCCCACTCCGGCCTCCTCCGCAAGACGCTCGCCCAGATGCGCCGCCAGTTCGGCATCCTCCTCGCCGACGCGGCCCCGCAAAAACTGCCCGACGGACGCTGGCAGCTCTACGACGACATCCGCCAGGAAATCTACGGCCGCGCCAACGAAGTATCGGAAAACGAATATAAACAACGCGCCCTCGACGCGTGCGACTTCCTGGAGGGCAAATCCCGCGAATGGCTCGCCACCTTGCGCGACGAGATGATGACTGCCGCCGCGAAACAGGAATTCGAAAAAGCCGCCGAGCTTCGCGACATCGCCCAGGCCCTCGAAAAAACCCTCGCCCCCGCCCGCCGCTTCGAGCGCGAGCAGCCTCTCCCGCCTCCCGCCGGCGACGCGCCCGCCGCCCTCGAAGCCCTTCGCGCCGCCCTCGGCCTCCCCGCGCCGCCCGCGCGCATGGAATGCTTCGATATCTCCCACATTTCCGGCACCTACGTCGTCGCCTCCATGGTGCACTTCGCCGGCGGTCTCCCCGACAAAAACCACTACCGCCGCTACCGCATAAAATCCTTCACCGGCAACGACGATTTCCGCGCCATGGAGGAAGTCGTCGGACGTCGCTACCGCCGCCTCCGCGACGAACAGAAACCGTTCCCTGAGCTCGTGGTCATCGACGGCGGGCGCGGCCAGGTCGCCGCCGCGCTTAAATCCTTCGTCGCCCTCGGGCTTGAACCGCCCGCGCTCATCGGCCTCGCGAAAAAACACGAGACGATCATCTTCCCCGACGCCCGACCCCCGCTGAACCTGCCGCTCACCCATCCCGGCCTGCAACTGCTCCAGCGCCTCCGCGACGAAGCCCATCGTTTCGCCAATACCTACAACGCCGATCTCCGCACCAGAAAGATAAAGGAATCGGTCTTGGACGATTTCCCCGGTCTCGGTCCCGTCCGCCGGGCCGCGCTGCTCGCCCACTTCGGCAGCATGGAAAGGCTCCGCGCCGCCGGGGAGCAGGAAATATCGAAGGTGGAAGGCTTTGGCGGAAAGCTGGCGGGAGAATTATACATGTTTCTCCACGCTGAAGCCGGGCAGGAGTAA
- a CDS encoding sialidase family protein: protein MIKQKTIITLFLSMLLSIAPTLAAKPGTEDALVEKENLFEVTPDGEYRSIRIPCILALPDDSVLAITSARSAVSDWAVIRLLMRRSPDGGKTWEPARVLVEDGENVVDNPVAIWDAKKQVVHFLYQTNYERIWHMESADGGKTFSKAVDITPQLGGFQKKYKWSVIAPGPAHGLQMKNGRIVIPVWLCPGEPNPSGKGKAHRPSVTSVIYSDDSGATWHCGDIVPDTLKNMNETVAVEADDGGVLLFIRNEDNAYRISVSHSKDGATDWSRPKLNDALYSPICFASVLRLSGREDGKSRILLCNPDSSGKTRRLVKWGGRARENLTFKLSYDGGETWPVVKVLEPGRAAYSDLTMLSDGTILCMYEHGHMSDNVYNTRYMTVARLNLEWLTDGEDSLKK from the coding sequence ATGATTAAACAAAAAACAATAATTACATTGTTCCTCTCCATGCTGCTTTCCATCGCGCCGACGCTGGCCGCGAAACCCGGCACGGAGGATGCGCTGGTGGAAAAAGAGAACCTTTTCGAGGTCACGCCTGACGGCGAATACCGCTCGATTCGCATTCCCTGCATCCTCGCGCTGCCCGATGACAGCGTGCTCGCCATCACCTCCGCGCGCAGCGCCGTGTCCGACTGGGCGGTCATCCGCCTGCTCATGCGCCGCAGCCCCGACGGCGGCAAAACCTGGGAGCCCGCGCGAGTCCTGGTCGAGGACGGAGAGAACGTGGTGGACAATCCCGTTGCCATCTGGGACGCGAAAAAGCAGGTCGTCCACTTCCTGTATCAAACCAATTACGAACGCATCTGGCACATGGAGAGCGCCGACGGTGGAAAAACCTTCTCCAAGGCCGTGGACATCACGCCGCAATTGGGCGGATTCCAGAAAAAATACAAATGGAGCGTGATCGCGCCGGGCCCCGCGCACGGCCTGCAAATGAAAAACGGACGCATCGTCATTCCCGTGTGGCTCTGCCCCGGCGAGCCGAATCCCTCCGGCAAAGGCAAGGCGCATCGTCCGTCCGTGACCTCGGTCATATACAGCGATGACAGCGGGGCGACGTGGCACTGCGGCGATATTGTGCCGGACACGCTAAAAAACATGAACGAAACCGTCGCGGTCGAGGCCGACGACGGCGGCGTGCTGCTGTTCATCCGCAACGAGGACAATGCTTATCGCATCTCGGTTTCGCACAGCAAGGATGGCGCGACCGACTGGTCGAGGCCGAAGCTGAACGACGCGCTCTATTCGCCGATCTGTTTCGCCAGCGTGCTGCGCCTTTCCGGCAGGGAGGACGGCAAAAGTCGCATCCTGCTCTGTAATCCCGACAGCAGCGGCAAGACCAGGCGCCTGGTGAAGTGGGGAGGCCGCGCCCGTGAAAATCTCACCTTCAAGCTCAGCTACGACGGCGGCGAGACCTGGCCGGTCGTGAAGGTGCTCGAGCCCGGCCGGGCCGCCTATTCCGACCTGACCATGCTTTCCGACGGCACCATTCTCTGCATGTATGAGCACGGCCATATGTCGGACAATGTATATAACACCCGCTACATGACCGTCGCCCGTCTGAATCTCGAATGGCTCACCGATGGCGAGGATTCGCTGAAAAAATGA
- a CDS encoding SPFH domain-containing protein, whose amino-acid sequence MKQLIIAGVAALVLIIASVLVVTITTVEGNQLGVKETWGGGVEATPLQPKTYVLVPGFTQKVFKYDMSSQVFVMNDKPDYTYGEGRSSDSYLVQSSEGQDMRISLSVRWRRDPAHVVDQHKTVRDAVEEKILRPEIMRIVKDCATTRTALDAYSGEGLVKLQSDISAALMSHNSEMYKRGITVENFVIEHIGLDPAYVEQIKARQVAVQERLRAIEETRAAEARAERAKAEAQAAYEKAVVDAKRDKEVGILSAEREAEQQVLAAQAQAKQVELAAEAEKNRMVLNAQGEQTSSLLRADAITAIGKAEAEATRLKLGAYAAEGADAFVRIEVAKSMSGAFQNISGYLPQDMKINLLSDSFLRAIDSVMSGAAAGPATTPARR is encoded by the coding sequence ATGAAACAACTCATCATCGCGGGCGTGGCCGCCCTTGTGCTCATCATTGCCAGCGTGCTTGTCGTCACCATCACGACGGTGGAGGGCAACCAGCTCGGAGTGAAGGAAACCTGGGGCGGCGGCGTCGAGGCGACGCCGCTCCAGCCGAAGACCTATGTGCTTGTCCCTGGCTTCACGCAAAAGGTGTTCAAGTATGACATGTCGTCGCAGGTGTTCGTGATGAACGACAAACCCGACTACACCTACGGCGAGGGCCGCTCGAGCGACAGCTACCTCGTGCAATCCTCCGAGGGCCAGGACATGCGCATCTCGCTCAGCGTGCGCTGGCGCCGCGACCCGGCGCACGTCGTTGACCAGCACAAGACCGTGCGCGACGCCGTGGAGGAAAAAATCCTCCGCCCCGAAATCATGCGCATCGTGAAGGACTGCGCCACCACCCGCACCGCGCTCGACGCCTACTCGGGCGAAGGCCTCGTGAAGCTCCAAAGCGACATCTCCGCCGCGCTCATGTCGCACAATTCCGAAATGTATAAACGCGGCATCACCGTGGAAAACTTCGTCATCGAGCACATCGGCCTCGACCCCGCCTACGTGGAGCAAATCAAGGCCCGCCAGGTCGCCGTGCAGGAACGCCTGCGCGCCATCGAGGAAACCCGCGCCGCCGAGGCCCGCGCCGAGCGCGCCAAGGCCGAGGCGCAGGCCGCCTACGAGAAAGCGGTCGTGGACGCGAAACGCGACAAGGAGGTCGGCATCCTCTCCGCCGAGCGCGAGGCCGAGCAACAGGTCCTCGCCGCGCAGGCGCAGGCCAAGCAGGTCGAACTCGCCGCCGAGGCCGAGAAAAACCGCATGGTGCTCAACGCCCAGGGCGAGCAGACCTCAAGCCTGCTGCGCGCCGACGCCATCACCGCCATCGGCAAGGCCGAGGCCGAGGCGACCCGCCTGAAGCTCGGCGCCTACGCCGCGGAAGGCGCGGACGCGTTTGTGCGCATCGAAGTGGCGAAGTCGATGAGCGGCGCGTTTCAAAACATCTCCGGCTACCTGCCGCAGGACATGAAGATCAACCTCCTGAGCGATTCCTTCCTGCGCGCCATCGACTCCGTGATGAGCGGGGCCGCCGCCGGACCCGCGACGACACCGGCCCGGCGTTGA
- a CDS encoding UDP-N-acetylglucosamine 1-carboxyvinyltransferase, which translates to MDLIVNGGKPLSGTITPSGNKNSVLPIVCASLLTDEPVRLDNVPAITDLDKIVAFLTAQGSRIDWDKAAGTMRLDHSGFRPAATVDGHELPQDMRSTVLLYPALLRRLKKITLSANATGCSLGVREIDPHLEIFAKLGAVIDAGEPLVIALPAGFKGNRHWCDYMSVTVTENFLMAAALADGESTLINAASEPHVQDLCAFLSAMGARIEGAGTSMLRVTGVPRLAGAAATIQTDYHEIVTFLALGAITGGEVRVKKSLPRHFDLITRAFRKLGVVIEHEGGDALVRRNQSLVIEEPYTSNLLPKIEAAPWPYFSVDLLPLMIALSTRARGTIHFWNKVYENGFSWMPELAKFGAHVMVSDPHRILVFGGKPLRPTVVDAPYVIRATIALYMVAASIPGRSVVKNADTIKRAHPRFVENLQALGAEVEWR; encoded by the coding sequence ATGGACCTCATCGTCAACGGCGGCAAACCGCTCTCCGGCACCATCACTCCGTCCGGCAACAAAAACTCCGTCCTGCCCATCGTGTGCGCCTCGCTCCTCACCGATGAACCCGTGCGCCTCGACAACGTCCCCGCCATCACCGACCTCGACAAGATCGTGGCCTTCCTCACCGCCCAAGGCTCGCGCATCGACTGGGACAAGGCCGCCGGCACCATGCGCCTCGATCACTCCGGCTTTCGTCCAGCCGCTACCGTTGACGGGCACGAACTTCCGCAGGACATGCGCTCCACCGTGCTCCTTTACCCCGCGCTTCTGCGCCGCCTCAAAAAAATCACCCTCTCCGCCAACGCCACCGGCTGCTCCCTCGGCGTCCGCGAAATCGACCCGCATCTTGAGATCTTTGCCAAGCTCGGCGCCGTCATCGACGCCGGCGAGCCGCTGGTCATCGCGCTCCCCGCCGGTTTCAAGGGCAACCGTCACTGGTGCGACTACATGTCCGTCACCGTGACGGAAAATTTCCTCATGGCAGCCGCGCTTGCCGACGGCGAATCCACGCTCATCAACGCCGCCAGCGAGCCGCACGTGCAGGACCTCTGCGCGTTTCTCTCCGCGATGGGCGCGCGCATCGAAGGCGCGGGCACCAGCATGCTGCGCGTCACCGGCGTCCCGCGCCTCGCCGGCGCCGCCGCGACCATCCAGACCGACTACCACGAGATCGTCACCTTTCTCGCGCTCGGCGCCATCACCGGCGGAGAGGTGCGCGTGAAAAAATCCCTTCCGCGGCACTTCGACCTCATCACGCGCGCCTTCCGCAAACTCGGCGTCGTCATCGAGCACGAGGGGGGCGACGCGCTTGTCCGCCGCAACCAGTCCCTCGTCATCGAGGAGCCCTACACCAGCAATCTCCTCCCGAAAATCGAAGCCGCGCCCTGGCCGTATTTCTCGGTCGATCTGCTTCCGCTCATGATCGCGCTCAGCACGCGCGCGCGCGGCACGATTCATTTCTGGAACAAGGTCTATGAAAACGGTTTTTCCTGGATGCCGGAGCTGGCGAAGTTCGGCGCGCACGTCATGGTGAGCGATCCGCACCGCATCCTCGTCTTCGGCGGCAAACCGCTGCGCCCGACGGTCGTCGACGCCCCCTACGTGATCCGCGCCACCATCGCCCTCTACATGGTCGCCGCGAGCATTCCCGGACGCAGCGTGGTGAAAAACGCCGACACCATCAAGCGCGCCCACCCCCGCTTCGTCGAAAACCTCCAGGCCCTCGGTGCCGAGGTGGAGTGGCGCTGA